GCAGGTTGTTGGCCAGACGATCCGTAAAGAGCTTGAGAAGGGCAGTCCGAGCTTGGGCATCCAACCCTTGGCTAAGAGAGCTGAGGTTGGCTAAGCGCAGCACAAACAAACTGAGGGGTTCTGATTGAGCACGGGCTTGAGCCACCCGCGAGGGCAAACGGGTCACCAAATCCTGACGATTGCCCACCTCCAAACCAATCGACTTTACGGGGGATGGAACTTGTTTTTGCCCCGTTTTGATCAGGTGTTGCTGGCGGCGACTTTCCACAATGCGCAGGCCTGCTCGCACCCGAGTCATCAACTCTGCCGATTGAAACGGCTTGGAGAGGAACTCATCGGCCCCCGCCTCCAAAGCCCGCTCCATATTATCGTTGCCCTCACGGGCAGTCATGATGATGTAGTACACCCAGGCATACTCTGGGGATTGCCGCAACTGCCGACAGAGATCCAAGCCATTCAGAGAGGGCATCACCCAGTCGGCGATGATCAGATCCGGCGGTTGACGACGAATTTGCTCCAGAGCCGAAGAACCATCCAAAGCATAGGAAATGCTGCAGCCCTGCTTGCCCAAAAAGTTGGACAACATCTCCGCCACCATGTAGCTATCGTCCACAATCAGGACGTGAGCCCGGATGCTACTGTCTTCGCCTTTGCTAGAAACAGAGCTTGCCTGAGCGCTCTCAGACGTGGCAGTTGCAGCAACGCTCTCCGGACTGGGATCCATGGGCAAACCAGAGCAGGGTGGAGAAAAAGCCGAGGATGGTCAGTCACCCGCAGACTTTCCATCGTTATTCTAAGCGGTTGGTATCGATAGCAGCTTCAAATCTGCTTGGATTGTTCCGGGCAATTTGTGGTTGTGGTTGCTCAAGCCGGATTTAGTATCGAATCTCTAGGGTGACCTGGGCACGTACATTTTGTTCTCCCCCCTCCACGGGTGTAGAAGCTATCTCGGAGCGGGCAAAATCCGCACTGGCTGCCAGGGGGATGGGGGGTGGCGAAATACGGCCATCGCTGTGGATCTGAATGCGTTCAACTGAACCGAGGGTGAGATTCAAGGCTCCCAACACATCCTGAGCTTGGCGTTGCGCATCTTCCACCGCTTGGGCCAAAGCACGGCTTCGCGCCTCCACCAGAGCGGCATCGTCTGCCCGGAAGTTGACCGATTCCACCTGAGTGGCTCCAGCCGCCACTGCTTCATCCAGTACTTGTCCGGCACTGGCCACAGGCACCTCGAACTGGACGCTGTTTTGCCCTTGTACCCCCGTCAATCGAGACTGGCCATCTCGATAGTCGTATTGCGGATACAGGGAGATCCCCGTGGTTTGCAGAGCATTGACCTGTAGCTCTTTGAGGCGAGTCACCAGGCGCTCTGAGCTTTCTGCCACCTGCTGCTGTACGGTTTGGGCCGAGTTTCCTCGGAGTATTACCCCCAAGCGAATTTGGGCAATAGAAGTCTCGACTTGAGTGGATCCCTGCCCTGTCACTGTTAATATCCGGGATCCCTCCCCAGAACTGGCCATAACCCCTCCACCCCCGATCAAGTTCCAACCCAGCAGCGCCACTGCCAGCACCATGCCCAGCCACGCACCCCCCTTCAGGGATCCCGATGGCAGCCATTTTCGAAAAGGATTCATGTCTTGGTTCCCCTTAAGTGAGATGGATTGCCGGATGAGGGTTTGTGGCGATTCAGTGCTTATTCAAACGCTATCTATATCCAGCGTGTGATCTGATCCAATCTTGTCTTCGGAGGCCGCGGATAGGGCAGAAGCGCATACTTAGTGGAAACCAAGCGTCAGCTCATCCTCTCTAATGCACCGCCCTGGGCTGACAGAAAGCTTAAAGATGAACAGGAGTAGCGCCTGCCTTGAGTTGACCTCACCCTCACTCCCAGCGATCTTCCACCCGATCCGACCATAAACCCCACCACCAACCTCCCAGCCTCACCCAGCCAGTGCGTTCCCGCCCCCAAGAATCCCTGACCCGTACATAAAACACCCGCTGATAGCGAGAAGTAGTCCAGAAAAAAGGCCCCCGCCGCCAGTACCGTGCCTCTTGGCTCAGGATCTGATAGCCATGCTCTGCTGCCCAGCGCTGAAGCAATTCTTGGCTCCGTTTCTGCTGCCAAAAAATACTCCAAATACCAAAGCTGATCGCAGCCAGCACCAACAGCAGCAAAGCCAGATCAGACATGAAAGGGAAGCGGGTATGCAAAAGAGGCCGCTACTGCCAATCTTAAGATGGCCCATCCAGAGGGTGGATCCCTTGGCTGTAAAAGTTAACCGACTGTTGTGAGGGATCCCTGGTCAACCGCGTATGATCGAGATGGGTGGTCAGAATCTATCAGGATCTATTCGAGAATGGCCGAATCGAAACTGCGGCAACTACTGCACAATCTAGATGCCGAACTGCAAAAAACTCCTGGTCTGGATGAGAAGCAGCGACAACAGATTGCCTCCATCCGTCAAGAAGTGGAAGCTGTATTGGCTGAAATGGGATCCCCAACCCAGAGCAAAGATCGCATCGGAGAAGCTGTCGGACTCTTTGAAACCTCTCACCCAAAGCTCACTCTGATTTTGGAGCAGGTGATCGACACGCTGGCAGGAATGGGTTTTTAATTCACCCTATTCACAGCTCAAGGTTTACCGGAAAGGCTCAAGAAGCAAAATGAACAGCCAGAGTCAGGATCGCTTAGATCGGGTGGAGCAATTGCTGGTTGGGGTAGCTGAACAAACCACGGCCAACACCCATGCCATTGCTCAAATGCGAGAGGCCATCCGGGAGAGCCGCGCCGAATTTGCCAAGCAAGTCGCCACCAATGCTCAAGGGCTGAGAGAGCTGCAGCAAGTTGTCAGCGAGACTCGCTCTGATCTAGCTCACTTTGCCGAATGGGCTGAGGAAGTCACTCAAATGTTGGTTAGGCTCACAGCTCTCCAGGAAAGACAAGACCTCGCCCTAGAAGAGATGCGCCGACATCATGCAGAAGCTGACCAAGGATTTTATGTCCTGCTTGAGGAGGTGCGCTACCTGGTTCGCCGGCCAGACCAGCCGCCGGGGCCACCACCGGATTCAGCCTAAAGTCGCACCTAAAGTCGCATCGGGAATTTCGGAATTCCTCAGCAGAATTGAAGGGCAGTTCTAATCCTCATCCACCTCCCATTCCAGCAGGTGTGCATAGGGAGCCACCAAACTGGGGGTATGAAAGGCAATGGCTCGCAGGGCATGCCAGTCTTCCAAACAGCCAAAGACGGTCGGATAATCATTGCGTTCCAACCGTTCTGCAATGGCTGCCACATCAGATTC
This is a stretch of genomic DNA from Synechococcus sp. Nb3U1. It encodes these proteins:
- a CDS encoding response regulator; the encoded protein is MDPSPESVAATATSESAQASSVSSKGEDSSIRAHVLIVDDSYMVAEMLSNFLGKQGCSISYALDGSSALEQIRRQPPDLIIADWVMPSLNGLDLCRQLRQSPEYAWVYYIIMTAREGNDNMERALEAGADEFLSKPFQSAELMTRVRAGLRIVESRRQQHLIKTGQKQVPSPVKSIGLEVGNRQDLVTRLPSRVAQARAQSEPLSLFVLRLANLSSLSQGLDAQARTALLKLFTDRLANNLREGDDLFCYDEGQFIILLPGSTLAATQIAAERCCQRMIQDPFVVSGQALPVQLHFGAASLMDNDDPKGVAFLRRAAQAMRDSKNLHSSVLTSATPVVDQEKLLKHIQQLEQENRILRQELESCQLEFKALESETLQLQHRLTFASTPPDPFQPRVETAKKPLQRRLKRKIRRKPLKRSLRRLLKRISR
- a CDS encoding SIMPL domain-containing protein: MNPFRKWLPSGSLKGGAWLGMVLAVALLGWNLIGGGGVMASSGEGSRILTVTGQGSTQVETSIAQIRLGVILRGNSAQTVQQQVAESSERLVTRLKELQVNALQTTGISLYPQYDYRDGQSRLTGVQGQNSVQFEVPVASAGQVLDEAVAAGATQVESVNFRADDAALVEARSRALAQAVEDAQRQAQDVLGALNLTLGSVERIQIHSDGRISPPPIPLAASADFARSEIASTPVEGGEQNVRAQVTLEIRY
- a CDS encoding DUF4404 family protein, with protein sequence MAESKLRQLLHNLDAELQKTPGLDEKQRQQIASIRQEVEAVLAEMGSPTQSKDRIGEAVGLFETSHPKLTLILEQVIDTLAGMGF
- a CDS encoding DUF2555 domain-containing protein, with the protein product MSARSKMIEAPVEGADPRQFTESDVAAIAERLERNDYPTVFGCLEDWHALRAIAFHTPSLVAPYAHLLEWEVDED